In Candidatus Methanomethylophilus alvi Mx1201, a genomic segment contains:
- a CDS encoding UvrD-helicase domain-containing protein encodes MIKDESQEAIINCTEGMVVVDAGPGTGKTQTVVKRCLNLIRRDDVGKDDIVMLTFTRNAAEEMRGRLMKGISGLYFSEGADKIDDFTFKRMMRTAEGMKVQTFDSYCLGIVKSSPGQISKFFRFEKETLTHSASIVENESLNKTYFRRFLDRFLAEHASEYGDLAALAYEDPVSLYKLLERLMARGIIPLRSNGETSGIGRWFGGNDGKDLLGDTEGLRKMMEGLPLDSNDEKILKDVLSLEGYILKTKDPEMLDRAAFDSRETLLRMIHDVYYEFIRTSVADDRLTFGLAASFAFIILYEDKETRERIQCRYLIVDEFQDTNSNQLMIALMALKQPNLCVVGDWKQGIYGFRFVSIENITRFEERVRSLRDHLNEDTVRICYDIGDVKSLPLKTSYRSSQLIIDNAFHALSAKGSSKDVVSDTSNVTLINAEDSTPEDMTSFETVQCGSRLDEPEEVVRRIENYVHSGRYTIYEKDPATRKISTRPARYSDIAILCRTAKVCKNIFLECEKHGIPVFLQGDMEVMSTREGKLLLAWLRYVNDDRDTWGIGPILADMDYPLNEIQWMIAYDKETGTDHIPENVKRLRDELRKKRRRITDLIATVFKFYGLDNDNTQTIMSVISKAHRSSLMTISDVIKMIESDMDDNTTYKIDGMPDENAVIIQTMHKSKGLEYPIVIIPGVDTYAFPNTRSDTESFMFNDVIGVRSKKEVVEFNGEKMVKTSWKTYLAIKAQAKDYSEEKRLLFVAISRASQYVTMIAGDKPSCFFTHFAMRNEQKTSIPLDIALSDHVEESRTLVEKPTLPEIKPRRKNIGVHSIMHVDGGGTELDESDEAIGPKGKNYGITVHKYAELLVRGISVDQRILEEYPEIVKTGRIIEDLRREHELDAEVDCSLPINRLNVTLRGVIDLIALGKDTVEIHDWKNDVSKDNENEYRLQLSVYAHVAELIYKRKAKCFIQWLVLDETEEFDPLPMDIIEERTEKTLESYRK; translated from the coding sequence ATGATAAAGGACGAGTCACAGGAAGCGATAATCAATTGTACCGAGGGCATGGTCGTAGTGGACGCAGGTCCCGGAACAGGAAAGACCCAGACGGTGGTAAAGAGGTGCCTGAATCTCATCCGCAGAGACGATGTCGGCAAGGACGACATCGTGATGCTGACCTTTACCAGAAATGCGGCCGAAGAGATGAGAGGCCGCCTCATGAAAGGAATATCCGGACTCTACTTCAGCGAGGGAGCGGATAAGATAGACGATTTCACATTCAAGCGCATGATGCGTACGGCCGAAGGGATGAAGGTGCAGACCTTCGACTCGTACTGCCTCGGCATCGTGAAATCCTCCCCGGGACAGATAAGCAAGTTCTTCCGGTTCGAAAAAGAGACCCTGACCCATAGTGCCAGCATAGTCGAGAACGAATCCCTCAACAAGACATATTTCAGAAGATTCCTGGACCGCTTCCTGGCGGAACACGCTTCGGAGTATGGGGATCTGGCGGCTCTTGCATACGAGGATCCGGTATCCCTGTATAAACTCCTGGAACGTCTCATGGCCCGCGGGATCATACCTCTCCGGAGCAACGGGGAGACCTCGGGAATAGGAAGGTGGTTCGGAGGGAACGACGGGAAGGACCTTCTGGGGGATACCGAAGGCCTCCGTAAAATGATGGAAGGTTTGCCCCTCGACAGCAATGATGAGAAGATCCTAAAGGATGTACTGTCCTTGGAAGGATACATCCTGAAGACGAAAGACCCAGAGATGTTGGATAGGGCGGCCTTCGACAGCAGGGAAACCCTTCTCAGGATGATCCATGACGTCTATTACGAATTCATACGCACAAGTGTGGCCGATGACCGTCTCACATTCGGCCTCGCCGCATCGTTCGCATTCATCATCCTATACGAGGACAAAGAGACGAGGGAAAGGATCCAATGCAGATATCTTATCGTAGATGAGTTCCAGGACACCAACAGCAACCAGCTGATGATCGCCCTGATGGCACTCAAACAGCCAAACCTATGCGTTGTCGGGGATTGGAAACAGGGGATATACGGATTCAGATTCGTCAGCATAGAGAACATCACAAGATTCGAGGAGCGGGTGAGGTCGCTTCGCGATCATCTCAACGAAGACACCGTACGCATATGCTACGACATAGGTGATGTGAAGAGCCTGCCGCTGAAGACCAGCTACCGCAGTTCCCAACTCATCATAGACAATGCGTTCCATGCCCTGAGTGCAAAAGGCAGTAGCAAGGATGTAGTAAGCGACACGTCCAACGTAACCCTCATCAATGCCGAAGACAGCACCCCCGAGGACATGACCTCGTTCGAGACGGTCCAGTGCGGATCGCGTCTGGACGAACCGGAGGAGGTCGTCCGCAGGATCGAGAACTATGTGCACAGCGGCAGATATACGATATACGAAAAAGACCCGGCCACCAGGAAGATATCGACAAGACCGGCCCGTTACTCGGACATCGCGATCCTGTGCAGGACCGCAAAAGTCTGTAAGAACATCTTCCTGGAATGCGAGAAACACGGGATCCCCGTCTTCCTCCAGGGGGACATGGAGGTCATGTCCACCAGGGAGGGGAAACTGCTCCTGGCATGGCTGAGGTACGTGAACGACGACCGCGACACGTGGGGGATAGGGCCGATCCTGGCCGATATGGACTATCCGCTGAACGAGATCCAATGGATGATCGCATACGACAAAGAGACCGGTACCGACCACATACCGGAGAATGTCAAAAGACTGAGGGACGAACTCCGCAAGAAAAGGAGGAGGATCACAGACCTCATAGCCACCGTATTCAAGTTCTACGGTCTCGACAACGACAATACCCAGACCATAATGTCCGTGATATCCAAGGCACATCGTTCGTCGCTCATGACCATATCCGATGTGATCAAAATGATAGAATCGGACATGGATGACAATACGACTTACAAGATCGACGGGATGCCTGATGAAAATGCCGTCATCATCCAGACCATGCATAAATCGAAGGGTCTCGAATACCCCATAGTGATCATTCCCGGGGTCGACACGTATGCATTCCCCAACACCAGATCCGATACGGAATCGTTCATGTTCAACGATGTCATCGGAGTGAGAAGTAAGAAGGAGGTCGTGGAATTCAACGGAGAGAAGATGGTCAAGACCTCCTGGAAGACCTACCTGGCCATCAAGGCGCAGGCTAAGGATTACAGCGAGGAGAAGAGGCTTCTTTTCGTCGCGATATCGAGGGCGTCGCAGTACGTCACAATGATCGCCGGGGATAAACCTTCCTGTTTCTTCACGCACTTCGCGATGAGGAATGAACAGAAAACGAGCATTCCCTTGGATATCGCCCTTTCCGATCATGTAGAGGAATCCCGGACCCTTGTCGAAAAACCGACCCTTCCTGAAATAAAACCCCGCAGGAAGAACATCGGAGTCCACAGCATCATGCATGTGGACGGGGGAGGGACCGAACTGGATGAATCGGATGAGGCGATCGGACCCAAAGGAAAGAACTACGGGATCACCGTCCACAAATACGCCGAACTTCTAGTCAGAGGCATATCCGTCGACCAGAGGATCCTGGAGGAATATCCCGAAATTGTAAAGACCGGCAGGATAATCGAAGACCTCCGCAGAGAACATGAGCTCGATGCGGAAGTGGACTGCTCCCTTCCGATCAACAGACTCAACGTCACCCTGAGAGGGGTCATCGATCTGATAGCCCTCGGAAAGGATACTGTGGAGATCCACGACTGGAAGAACGACGTCTCCAAGGATAACGAGAACGAATACAGACTGCAGCTCAGCGTCTATGCCCATGTGGCCGAGCTCATATACAAACGCAAAGCCAAATGTTTCATCCAGTGGCTGGTGCTCGATGAGACCGAGGAATTCGACCCGCTTCCGATGGATATCATAGAGGAAAGAACGGAGAAGACATTGGAATCATACAGAAAATGA